A genomic segment from Neobacillus sp. YX16 encodes:
- the trpC gene encoding indole-3-glycerol phosphate synthase TrpC, producing METILDRIIEEKRKEVQKLREGNCIKVDAKPRRSLIHKLTAADEIAIISEFKRASPSKGIINSGADPAEQAARYEQAGASAISVLTDSTFFKGSFSDLRAVREAVELPILCKDFIIDSSQIDMAAENGADIILLIVAALDQESLIKLYQYAQGLNLEVLVEVHDQVELENALQIGAQLIGVNNRDLKTFTVSLETTESLAKSIKDAGAFLISESGIHQKEDVERVRNAGANGILVGEAFMKSPDLLQSFKDFRLPLAGGLQQ from the coding sequence GTGGAAACGATACTAGATCGAATTATTGAAGAAAAACGAAAAGAGGTTCAAAAACTTCGCGAAGGAAATTGCATAAAAGTGGATGCGAAGCCTAGAAGATCCCTTATCCATAAATTAACGGCAGCAGATGAAATTGCTATTATTTCAGAATTTAAACGAGCGTCTCCATCGAAAGGAATCATTAACAGTGGAGCTGATCCGGCTGAGCAGGCAGCAAGATATGAGCAGGCAGGAGCATCAGCTATTTCTGTTCTAACCGATTCAACTTTTTTTAAAGGCTCCTTTTCAGATTTAAGAGCTGTAAGAGAGGCAGTGGAGTTGCCTATCCTTTGCAAGGATTTTATTATTGATTCCAGTCAAATTGACATGGCCGCTGAAAATGGTGCAGACATAATCCTTCTGATTGTGGCCGCATTGGATCAAGAGTCCCTCATTAAGTTGTATCAATATGCACAAGGTTTGAATTTAGAGGTGTTAGTGGAGGTTCATGATCAAGTTGAGTTAGAGAATGCCCTTCAAATAGGAGCCCAATTAATCGGTGTGAACAATCGGGATTTAAAGACTTTTACTGTCTCACTTGAGACAACGGAATCCTTGGCGAAATCCATTAAGGATGCAGGTGCCTTTCTTATTAGTGAAAGTGGGATACATCAAAAGGAAGATGTGGAGCGTGTACGTAACGCAGGGGCAAATGGAATTTTAGTTGGAGAAGCATTCATGAAGAGCCCTGACCTATTACAATCCTTCAAGGACTTTAGGCTGCCACTTGCAGGGGGATTACAACAATGA
- the mnmH gene encoding tRNA 2-selenouridine(34) synthase MnmH has protein sequence MKEITVEELQTLKNPIIIDIRSPIEFKDGSIPEAINIPLFTDKEREEIGTIYKHEGQAAAKWKAMEFVSPKIPALLKQIQEAMQNGDELVIHCWRGGMRSKAVVTFLEFAGIYAMRLTGGYKAYRQYILKQIPEMFPDKAVVLHGLTGVGKTEVLKKLKSLGYPILDLEEMAAHRGSIFGTIGLGEGHNQKIFDSLLYKGLKEIQGSAYFVMEAESKRIGKAVQPGELMDKKMKGINIYIHTSLEQRVIQLVNEYVLPYQNEPWYQDQISIGIEKILRRIKDHDMKKALLQTLENKDYQTMIGILLEHYYDPRYDHATLEYDGKFINVNADDANHASMKVMEEIDKLFVKKNEVFEGQV, from the coding sequence ATGAAGGAAATTACTGTTGAGGAATTACAAACGTTAAAGAATCCCATCATCATTGATATTCGTTCACCAATTGAGTTTAAGGATGGTTCAATTCCGGAAGCAATAAACATTCCTTTATTTACGGACAAAGAGCGTGAGGAAATTGGAACTATTTATAAACATGAAGGACAAGCTGCAGCTAAATGGAAAGCGATGGAATTTGTTTCACCTAAAATCCCTGCACTTCTAAAGCAAATTCAAGAAGCTATGCAAAATGGGGACGAATTAGTCATTCATTGCTGGCGCGGGGGAATGAGAAGCAAGGCGGTCGTAACCTTTTTAGAATTTGCAGGGATATATGCAATGCGTTTAACAGGCGGCTATAAAGCGTACAGACAATACATTCTTAAGCAAATTCCGGAGATGTTTCCAGACAAGGCAGTTGTATTACATGGACTAACTGGAGTTGGTAAGACAGAAGTTCTGAAGAAATTGAAGTCTCTTGGGTACCCAATTCTTGATCTTGAAGAAATGGCTGCCCATCGAGGGTCTATCTTTGGCACAATTGGGCTAGGAGAAGGGCATAATCAAAAGATATTCGATTCCCTTTTATACAAAGGACTAAAAGAAATACAAGGTTCTGCTTATTTTGTGATGGAAGCTGAAAGCAAACGGATTGGGAAAGCTGTTCAGCCTGGAGAGCTTATGGATAAGAAAATGAAGGGGATTAATATTTATATCCACACCTCTTTAGAGCAAAGGGTTATTCAGCTTGTTAATGAATATGTTTTGCCTTATCAAAATGAACCATGGTATCAAGACCAAATTTCAATTGGGATTGAAAAAATCTTGAGAAGAATTAAAGACCATGATATGAAAAAGGCACTGCTTCAAACCTTAGAAAATAAGGATTATCAAACGATGATTGGTATTTTACTAGAACATTATTATGATCCCCGCTATGATCATGCCACCCTTGAATATGATGGAAAGTTTATTAACGTCAATGCGGACGATGCTAACCATGCGAGTATGAAGGTAATGGAAGAAATTGATAAACTTTTTGTGAAAAAGAACGAGGTCTTTGAAGGTCAAGTTTAA
- a CDS encoding phosphoribosylanthranilate isomerase, whose product MKVKICGITDLTTAIAAVDYGADALGFVFAESKRKITEVKAKEIIAHLPKEVIRVGVFVNESKEKIEEIASSVGLTHVQLHGDETTVFSESLSYPVIKAISIHDEQSLKTIENYKCEYVLIDGPKGNYRGGNGLSFDWNSISAEDLKDKKVILAGGLHDGNVEEAINLIKPYMVDVSSGVETEGKKDLNKIQSFIIKAKGSQTGGTRNEFIYTAE is encoded by the coding sequence ATGAAGGTGAAAATTTGTGGTATTACGGACCTTACGACTGCAATTGCAGCTGTTGACTATGGTGCTGATGCCCTCGGATTTGTTTTTGCAGAAAGCAAACGTAAGATTACAGAAGTAAAGGCAAAGGAGATTATTGCCCACTTACCAAAAGAGGTAATAAGGGTTGGGGTGTTTGTCAATGAGTCGAAAGAGAAGATAGAAGAAATTGCTTCAAGTGTGGGTCTCACTCACGTTCAGTTACACGGTGATGAAACTACAGTGTTTAGTGAATCCCTTTCGTACCCGGTTATAAAAGCAATAAGTATTCATGACGAACAGAGCTTAAAGACAATAGAAAATTATAAATGTGAATACGTTTTGATTGACGGACCAAAAGGGAATTACAGAGGAGGAAACGGCTTATCCTTTGACTGGAACAGCATTTCTGCAGAGGATCTTAAGGATAAAAAAGTGATTCTTGCTGGTGGATTGCATGATGGAAATGTGGAAGAGGCAATTAATCTGATTAAACCGTACATGGTCGATGTAAGCAGCGGTGTTGAGACTGAAGGAAAAAAGGATCTAAACAAAATCCAATCATTCATAATTAAGGCTAAAGGGAGCCAAACGGGAGGAACGCGGAATGAATTCATATACACTGCCGAATGA
- a CDS encoding aminodeoxychorismate/anthranilate synthase component II, whose translation MILLIDNFDSFTFNLYQYLGELGETVSVIRNNQLTIEQIREMNPKAIILSPGPGKPEDAGICIEAIQKLYQEFPILGICLGHQAIGAAFGSEIRRANFIKHGKTSQITHNGFGIFSYLPSPLEVMRYHSLVIDKDTLSSDLECVAQSMDDQEVMAIKHRYYPVFGLQFHPESIGTPTGKQLLKNFLTQIEGKMKNEELSTPIS comes from the coding sequence ATGATTTTACTAATTGATAATTTTGATTCCTTTACGTTCAACCTTTATCAGTATTTAGGTGAATTAGGAGAAACCGTTTCGGTTATCAGAAATAATCAACTTACCATTGAGCAAATAAGGGAAATGAATCCGAAGGCAATCATCCTCTCCCCAGGACCTGGGAAACCAGAAGATGCAGGGATTTGCATTGAGGCCATTCAAAAATTATATCAAGAATTTCCTATCCTAGGGATTTGTTTAGGACATCAGGCAATCGGTGCTGCTTTTGGCAGTGAAATTAGAAGAGCAAACTTTATTAAACACGGAAAAACATCACAAATCACGCATAATGGCTTCGGAATTTTTTCCTATTTACCTTCGCCATTAGAGGTAATGCGCTATCATTCCCTGGTTATCGATAAGGATACTCTTTCTTCCGATTTGGAATGTGTCGCTCAATCTATGGATGACCAAGAAGTAATGGCTATAAAACATCGGTATTATCCAGTATTTGGTTTACAGTTTCATCCGGAATCGATTGGCACACCAACAGGAAAGCAATTGCTCAAAAACTTTTTAACTCAGATAGAAGGGAAGATGAAAAATGAAGAACTTTCTACTCCAATTAGCTGA
- the trpB gene encoding tryptophan synthase subunit beta, which yields MNSYTLPNEKGQFGIYGGRFVPETLMKAVLELDEAYKIAKEDPSFQAEIDGYLSEYVGRETPLYFAKNLTKYAGGAQIYLKREDLNHTGAHKINNAIGQALLAVRMGKRKIVAETGAGQHGVATATVCALLNLDCIIFMGEEDIKRQALNVFRMELLGAKVVSVTSGSSTLKDAVNEALRYWVEHVEDTHYLLGSVMGPHPFPVMVRDFQSVIGKETKIQFFEQEGKLPEAVVACIGGGSNAAGMFHPFIEDKEVSLYGVEAAGQGTDTDFHAASLTKGKPGVLHGALMYLLQDEDGQIIEAHSISAGLDYPGVGPEHSYLKDSGRANYRSITDKEALDAFQLLSKLEGIIPALESAHAVSFAVKLAAQMKETEHIVVCLSGRGDKDVMAVKERLERERA from the coding sequence ATGAATTCATATACACTGCCGAATGAAAAAGGGCAATTTGGTATTTATGGCGGAAGGTTTGTACCAGAAACACTTATGAAAGCTGTCCTTGAGCTGGATGAAGCTTATAAAATCGCAAAAGAGGACCCAAGTTTCCAAGCAGAAATTGATGGATATTTATCGGAATATGTTGGGAGAGAGACACCGCTTTATTTTGCAAAGAATCTTACAAAATACGCTGGCGGAGCTCAAATTTATCTTAAAAGGGAAGACCTGAACCATACAGGTGCCCACAAAATCAATAATGCTATCGGTCAGGCTCTGTTAGCGGTTAGGATGGGAAAAAGAAAAATCGTTGCCGAAACCGGTGCAGGACAGCATGGAGTTGCAACCGCAACAGTGTGCGCTTTATTAAATCTTGATTGCATTATTTTTATGGGAGAAGAAGACATCAAACGACAGGCATTAAATGTATTTCGAATGGAGCTGCTTGGAGCAAAAGTTGTTAGCGTTACTTCTGGCAGTTCAACCTTAAAGGATGCCGTAAATGAAGCTTTACGCTACTGGGTTGAACATGTGGAGGATACACACTATCTATTAGGTTCTGTTATGGGACCACATCCCTTTCCGGTAATGGTAAGAGATTTTCAAAGTGTGATTGGCAAAGAGACGAAAATACAGTTTTTTGAACAGGAAGGAAAGCTTCCTGAAGCCGTTGTCGCCTGTATCGGCGGCGGCAGCAATGCCGCTGGAATGTTCCATCCCTTCATCGAAGATAAAGAAGTAAGTCTTTATGGTGTAGAAGCAGCCGGACAGGGAACTGACACCGATTTTCATGCAGCTTCACTCACAAAAGGAAAACCAGGTGTTCTCCATGGTGCACTCATGTACTTATTGCAGGATGAAGATGGTCAGATAATCGAAGCACATTCGATCTCAGCTGGACTTGATTATCCTGGTGTAGGACCAGAACATAGTTACTTAAAAGACAGTGGAAGAGCGAATTATCGGTCGATAACGGATAAAGAAGCATTGGATGCTTTTCAGCTTTTATCGAAACTAGAAGGTATTATTCCGGCTCTTGAAAGTGCTCATGCCGTAAGTTTTGCTGTTAAACTTGCTGCTCAAATGAAGGAAACAGAGCATATAGTTGTTTGTTTGTCAGGACGTGGAGATAAAGACGTAATGGCTGTAAAAGAAAGGTTAGAAAGGGAGAGAGCATAA
- the trpA gene encoding tryptophan synthase subunit alpha, with the protein MNRIEQSFKALYEQNRKAFIPYIMAGDGGLNILAERLSTLERLGATLIEVGVPFSDPVADGPTIQQAGIRALQNGTTLRGIIAELTKAREVVSIPIVLMTYLNPIYSYGISTFAQDIANAGVDGCIIPDLPIEEEELLTEELENVGIELIRLVTLTSPSERIKEISSRGNGFLYTVTVKGITGTRNEFNQEVVEFLKRVKEISPIPVVAGFGISTEDQIKELTPHCDGVIVGSKIVDLLNKNDINGLESFMSVLKPEKNIR; encoded by the coding sequence ATGAATAGAATTGAACAATCATTTAAGGCTTTATATGAACAAAATCGAAAAGCTTTTATTCCCTATATTATGGCTGGAGATGGCGGACTAAATATTCTAGCTGAACGTCTCAGTACTTTGGAGAGACTTGGCGCAACACTCATTGAAGTGGGAGTTCCTTTTTCCGATCCTGTAGCAGATGGTCCGACCATACAACAAGCAGGTATTAGGGCACTTCAAAATGGAACAACATTAAGGGGGATTATTGCTGAACTTACAAAAGCCAGGGAAGTAGTTTCTATCCCTATCGTGCTTATGACTTATCTAAATCCTATCTATTCATATGGGATTTCTACATTCGCACAAGATATTGCGAATGCCGGAGTAGATGGATGTATTATTCCTGATCTTCCGATTGAAGAAGAAGAGTTGCTTACTGAGGAGCTCGAAAATGTCGGGATTGAACTAATCCGGCTTGTTACGCTGACCTCGCCAAGTGAGCGAATTAAGGAAATATCGAGTCGAGGTAATGGATTTTTATACACAGTAACGGTAAAAGGTATAACCGGTACGAGAAATGAATTCAATCAAGAAGTGGTGGAATTTTTAAAGAGAGTGAAGGAGATAAGTCCGATTCCAGTTGTGGCTGGGTTTGGAATATCAACCGAAGATCAAATTAAGGAGTTAACCCCTCATTGTGACGGAGTGATTGTCGGCAGTAAGATTGTCGACTTACTCAATAAAAACGACATCAATGGGTTGGAAAGCTTTATGTCTGTTCTTAAACCAGAAAAAAACATTAGGTAG
- the trpD gene encoding anthranilate phosphoribosyltransferase, with product MKNFLLQLADGGSFTEPQMKEAMDLLLGEEVSESEIAAFLMGLKSKGETVEEITGIVKGLKENTLPFRKKFPNVLDNCGTGGDGSSSFNISTTSAFVIAGAGIPVAKHGNRSISSKTGSADVLEYLGINLNLSVERTEEILDELGIAFLFAPHVHPKLKKVMTVRRQLKIPTIFNFIGPLTNPIDLDYQLLGVYRRDLLPVFAEVLQNLGRKRAVVINGAGFMDEASLQGENHLTLLEDGVISKQSFVPGEVGLPQYDNSAIKGGDSKENAFILKNVLSGEKGACRDTVLLNAGIGIYASGRAENIADGISIARDVIDSGAAYEKLQGLIEMTRKGQREAI from the coding sequence ATGAAGAACTTTCTACTCCAATTAGCTGACGGTGGATCCTTTACAGAGCCTCAAATGAAGGAAGCGATGGACCTATTATTAGGTGAAGAAGTTTCTGAAAGTGAAATTGCAGCCTTTTTAATGGGTTTAAAGTCAAAAGGTGAAACAGTTGAAGAAATTACTGGCATTGTCAAAGGTCTAAAGGAGAATACTCTTCCGTTCCGCAAGAAATTTCCAAATGTTCTCGATAATTGTGGCACTGGCGGAGATGGTTCTTCAAGTTTTAATATAAGTACCACTTCGGCATTTGTTATTGCAGGTGCAGGAATCCCTGTTGCCAAACACGGAAACCGGAGTATATCGAGCAAAACAGGAAGTGCCGATGTGCTTGAGTATTTAGGAATTAATTTAAATTTATCAGTAGAACGAACAGAAGAGATTCTCGATGAACTTGGTATTGCCTTCTTATTCGCACCACATGTTCATCCAAAACTTAAGAAGGTAATGACCGTTAGAAGACAATTGAAAATCCCAACTATTTTCAATTTTATCGGACCACTTACAAATCCTATTGATTTGGACTATCAATTACTCGGAGTCTATCGAAGGGACTTACTCCCTGTATTTGCGGAAGTACTGCAAAATCTGGGGCGTAAGCGGGCAGTCGTTATCAATGGGGCAGGCTTTATGGATGAGGCTTCACTTCAGGGGGAGAACCATCTGACACTTTTAGAAGATGGAGTGATTTCCAAGCAAAGCTTTGTACCAGGTGAAGTGGGGCTTCCACAGTATGATAACAGTGCCATTAAGGGCGGAGATTCTAAAGAAAATGCGTTCATTCTTAAGAATGTTCTTTCTGGCGAAAAGGGTGCCTGCCGAGATACCGTGCTATTAAATGCAGGAATAGGAATTTATGCAAGCGGAAGGGCAGAAAACATTGCTGATGGAATTAGCATCGCAAGGGATGTCATTGACTCAGGGGCTGCCTATGAAAAATTACAAGGTTTAATCGAAATGACGAGAAAAGGTCAAAGAGAGGCGATATAG
- the trpE gene encoding anthranilate synthase component I — protein MKTKNAFFLKELKGDTFTPISILQKISGNKKFLLESSHKYHDSGRYSFIGSDPAFELISTGDKNEIHYRNGDRKVIQGNPLEMIKTLLPQIDEAPFPFIGGAMGYVGYDIIRQFEVIGEEYPNGLQMPDVHLMFYEEVIVFDHLEEKITICGLSLTEDCDRDLLEKRLEQRMEELKQPAQYQDDKPFQFKGFQSETSKEEFIENVEIAKEHIKAGDIFQVVLSRRMKSLFQGSPLSLYRKHRAHNPTPYMFYIDFEAYTVIGSSPESLIKTRGSQVYANPIAGTKRRGKTAEEDHLIEKELKSDEKELAEHKMLVDLGRNDLGRVCEFGSVTVDKYMQVERFRHVIHLVSEVSGTLTKEHSNLNALAACLPAGTVSGAPKIRAMEIINKLEKSKRGLYSGAIGYLSANGNIDFALAIRTMILKEGTAYIQAGAGIVHDSNPESEYEETINKLKAFLEGEQ, from the coding sequence ATGAAAACGAAAAATGCTTTTTTCTTAAAGGAATTAAAAGGAGATACATTCACTCCTATCTCTATTTTGCAGAAAATTAGTGGAAACAAGAAATTCTTATTAGAAAGTTCACATAAATACCATGACTCAGGACGCTACTCTTTCATTGGGTCGGACCCGGCTTTTGAACTTATCTCCACTGGTGACAAAAATGAAATTCATTATCGAAATGGCGATAGGAAGGTTATACAAGGTAATCCACTTGAAATGATTAAGACATTGCTGCCGCAAATTGATGAAGCACCTTTTCCGTTTATTGGCGGGGCAATGGGGTATGTCGGCTATGATATCATCCGCCAATTCGAAGTTATTGGTGAAGAGTATCCAAATGGATTGCAAATGCCTGACGTCCATTTAATGTTTTATGAAGAAGTCATTGTTTTTGATCATCTTGAAGAAAAAATAACCATTTGCGGACTGTCGCTTACTGAAGATTGCGATAGAGATTTACTTGAAAAAAGGCTGGAACAAAGAATGGAAGAACTAAAGCAGCCTGCCCAATATCAGGATGACAAACCTTTTCAATTTAAAGGCTTTCAGTCGGAAACCTCAAAAGAAGAATTTATTGAAAATGTAGAAATAGCCAAAGAGCATATAAAAGCAGGTGATATTTTTCAGGTGGTACTCTCAAGACGAATGAAGTCATTGTTCCAAGGATCACCGTTATCACTTTATCGCAAACACCGTGCCCATAACCCGACACCTTATATGTTTTATATTGATTTCGAAGCTTATACCGTAATCGGTTCTTCCCCAGAAAGCCTTATAAAGACAAGAGGTTCACAGGTGTACGCTAATCCAATCGCTGGCACAAAAAGAAGAGGAAAAACAGCCGAGGAAGACCATCTGATTGAAAAAGAGTTAAAGAGCGATGAAAAGGAATTGGCAGAGCATAAGATGCTTGTTGACCTTGGGCGGAATGACTTAGGCAGGGTTTGTGAATTTGGGTCAGTAACGGTGGATAAGTATATGCAGGTTGAAAGGTTCCGCCATGTCATTCATCTTGTTTCAGAAGTTAGCGGAACGTTAACAAAAGAGCATAGCAATCTTAACGCACTTGCTGCATGTCTTCCAGCAGGCACCGTCTCAGGGGCACCGAAAATAAGAGCGATGGAGATTATAAATAAATTAGAGAAATCAAAACGCGGGCTTTATTCCGGTGCTATAGGTTATTTATCCGCCAATGGAAATATAGATTTTGCATTAGCCATTCGTACGATGATTTTGAAAGAAGGGACCGCTTATATACAGGCAGGTGCAGGGATTGTCCATGACTCCAATCCGGAGTCAGAATATGAAGAAACCATCAATAAACTAAAAGCCTTTTTGGAGGGAGAACAATGA